The region TTAATATAGTCAACAAGCAGGCGATGCTGGCTGTCTATATCATTTATACCAAGATCCATATTAGGCGTCCACTGCACAAACTTGTTTGAAGATGCACGATCATAGTCGCCGCTTGCCAGGGCGCTTACAATCATGTCCAGCTCTTCCATGCCGCCCTGAAATGTCAGAAGCGCAGCAGTGAACACCTTCATATTGCCAGAGGTCTGCTCCGCCACTATGCGGATTTCGTCCAGGGCTTTATTGGCGTCTTCAATATTTTCCGACTGCACCCCGGCAGTGGCGGCCACAGCCTGCAAATGCTGGGCTGTGCCGGACATGGTCTCCAGAATTTCGCGCATGCGCTCGCCAGCCACAGAGGCGGAACTCGCGCCTTCAAGGCTGAGGCGCGCTGCGGCATCCACTGTTTCGGCATTACGGTGGGCCTCATGCTGAATGGCCTTCACTGCGTCTTCAACTTCCCGCGTGGCGCCCATGGTTTTTTCTGCCAGTTTGCGCACTTCGTCAGCCACAACGGCAAAACCGCGCCCGGCTTCGCCAGCGCGGGCCGCCTCAATGGCTGCGTTAAGGGCCAACAGGTTGGTCTGGTCGGCAACTTCATTGATGACAGCCATCACCTTGCCGATATTGCTGGCTTTTTCTCCAAGCCCCGCCATGGCTTCCTTGAGCTGCACAATGGTATCTTTGAGTTGCTCAATGGAATTAACAGCGCCGTCAACCTGCTCCTTGCTGGCAGATGCGCTGCCGCTGGCCGTTTGCGCGTTCTCAGAAATCTCGCGCACGCGCATGGATGATTCGTGCGCCCCCTGAGAGACCGTGTCCATAGCGCCGCCGGTTTCGTTCAGGCGGTCGCGCTGCACGGCAACCCCCTGGTTCACTTCCGTAACCAGGGTTGCAAGGTTCTGGGCCTCGGCAGAGAGTTTGGCGCAAACAGTATGCGCCTTGTGCAACACGGCATCGCCCTTTTCAAATTTCTCACTCAAGGCTGCATTTTCGGCCTGCGCCGCTTGCAGCTTTGCCTGAAGCGCCGCATTGCTGGCCTCAAGGCCGGCTGTGCGTTGCCGCTCGGCAGCCAGGTTATCTTCTGCCGAACGCAGCCGCCCAATGCAATAGGCAAGGCGTTCCTGATTATTGGCGCCGCCGGATTCGCCAGCGCCGCTGGCCACGTCATCCATCAGCTCGCGCATTTGCCTTGCCTCGGCCAGGGCGCGCAGCCACATAATTGCATCAACCACCAGGCAGGCAGCCGCACCGCCCAAAGCAAGCCACAACAATCCGTCAATTTTTCCAACAACCGCCAAAATAACCAGCATGGCCAAAGCAAACGCATGGGAAATAAAAACCATAAACCCACCCTTGTCGGAAAACGGATAATTGTGCCCGAGGCTGAAAAAAACAGCCTCCCAGAAAACCAAGCAGAACGATCATATTATCGTTTATCGGACAACACAAGCAGCACCAATAGCGCCAATCTTGAAAAAAATGTTACAGTTATGCGTCTGCCCAAAATTCGGAGGACAGCACGCGCGAGGTCAACGCAAGTGGATGTCATATTGACACCAGGGCTAATATTTATAATGATGCCGAGGTATTTTAATGAAAATTTTGATGCAGGTATTCTGCCGCAAACATAACTGGTTGTGGTTCCTGCACTCTAGGAGCGATTTCACCTTGCAATCGCTCCTAAGGCTGTGCGAGCAAACGCCC is a window of Desulfovibrio desulfuricans DNA encoding:
- a CDS encoding bacteriohemerythrin is translated as MVFISHAFALAMLVILAVVGKIDGLLWLALGGAAACLVVDAIMWLRALAEARQMRELMDDVASGAGESGGANNQERLAYCIGRLRSAEDNLAAERQRTAGLEASNAALQAKLQAAQAENAALSEKFEKGDAVLHKAHTVCAKLSAEAQNLATLVTEVNQGVAVQRDRLNETGGAMDTVSQGAHESSMRVREISENAQTASGSASASKEQVDGAVNSIEQLKDTIVQLKEAMAGLGEKASNIGKVMAVINEVADQTNLLALNAAIEAARAGEAGRGFAVVADEVRKLAEKTMGATREVEDAVKAIQHEAHRNAETVDAAARLSLEGASSASVAGERMREILETMSGTAQHLQAVAATAGVQSENIEDANKALDEIRIVAEQTSGNMKVFTAALLTFQGGMEELDMIVSALASGDYDRASSNKFVQWTPNMDLGINDIDSQHRLLVDYINDLHSAMTNNSSAQEMLGILRKLRDYTSTHFRDEEKHFVHSDYPSTKEHLQIHREFEAKVNEVEQGIKQGTITLSMDLLSFLKDWLVQHIMGMDAQYAPYVKKAARLGTTRKGRVA